A part of Lactobacillus sp. ESL0700 genomic DNA contains:
- a CDS encoding CPBP family intramembrane glutamic endopeptidase encodes MKKFKVSNDSVWTPVLFFAVMEVAFVVIAYGLMLLPGLGLSALYHFRILSRGALLTAANNLEVPLIIIRYILAIWLLLTLNKKWLQEPLHFKNWHWSLGTIFVALIALIVYSYGFTTTKFSLNMNLCFIFGPAIFEEIWFRGIILSALVRRLSQRKFGVFFALLISAIIFGCGHIIGNNQPTLLDLIVQVVNATGFGFLVGALYLRSKNLFLPMMLHFINDFGVYFFSLGWEDLLPLSAVGCTILELVVCVCAAILLIHNFNSQAWLEGNMSKLYF; translated from the coding sequence GTGAAAAAATTTAAAGTAAGTAATGACAGTGTGTGGACACCAGTCTTGTTTTTTGCTGTGATGGAAGTAGCATTTGTAGTTATTGCATATGGTTTAATGCTTCTTCCTGGCCTTGGATTAAGTGCATTGTATCATTTTAGAATTTTAAGTAGAGGGGCATTACTAACAGCAGCGAATAATTTGGAAGTACCGCTGATTATTATTAGATATATTCTTGCAATTTGGTTATTACTGACTCTGAATAAAAAGTGGTTACAAGAACCGTTACATTTTAAAAATTGGCACTGGTCCTTGGGCACAATATTTGTTGCGTTAATAGCTCTTATTGTTTATAGCTATGGTTTTACAACTACTAAGTTTAGTTTGAATATGAATCTCTGCTTTATCTTTGGCCCAGCAATTTTTGAAGAAATTTGGTTTCGGGGAATTATTTTATCGGCGCTAGTAAGACGATTGTCTCAGAGAAAATTTGGTGTTTTTTTTGCATTGCTGATTTCTGCAATCATTTTTGGCTGTGGTCATATTATTGGTAATAATCAACCAACTTTGCTTGATTTAATTGTTCAAGTAGTGAATGCAACTGGTTTCGGATTTTTAGTTGGTGCTTTATATTTACGTAGTAAAAATTTGTTTTTACCAATGATGCTTCATTTTATTAATGACTTTGGCGTGTACTTTTTTTCTTTGGGATGGGAAGATTTATTACCACTTTCAGCTGTGGGATGTACAATTTTAGAGCTAGTAGTTTGTGTTTGTGCCGCTATTTTATTAATTCATAATTTTAATAGCCAGGCTTGGCTTGAAGGAAATATGAGTAAGCTATATTTTTAA
- a CDS encoding sugar ABC transporter permease translates to MKTNQKKAWLFLAPTIIFVTLFSIYPILRAFGMSLQKGSLIDLTWAGFSNYQYIFHDPEFWLAIKNTILYAVISVPVGLAISIMLAWIIFSKVKHKTFFETTFFMPYVTSTIAIGIVFRYIFNGDYGMLNFILRCLHLPAPDWIDDPAMSLITIIIFGIWSGLAFNIVILMGALRNIDPNFYTIADMYGASGKDKFWRITMPELVPTIAFLLTMNIIGAFKIYTSVYALFNGQAGVGNSGTTAVFYIYNKFQIVGTPGVAMAATVVLFLIILFATFLQRKMMKKIGEN, encoded by the coding sequence ATGAAGACAAATCAAAAAAAGGCGTGGTTGTTTTTAGCGCCGACAATTATTTTTGTTACGTTGTTCAGTATTTATCCTATTTTGCGTGCCTTTGGCATGAGCTTGCAAAAGGGGTCATTAATTGACTTAACATGGGCTGGCTTTAGCAATTATCAGTATATCTTTCATGATCCTGAATTTTGGCTGGCTATTAAAAATACCATCTTGTATGCCGTTATCTCAGTGCCAGTCGGTTTAGCGATTTCGATTATGCTAGCGTGGATTATTTTTAGCAAAGTTAAGCACAAGACCTTCTTTGAAACGACGTTCTTTATGCCGTATGTAACCTCAACAATCGCGATTGGGATTGTCTTTCGCTATATTTTTAACGGAGACTATGGAATGTTGAACTTTATCCTGCGCTGCTTGCACCTGCCAGCACCAGATTGGATTGATGATCCGGCAATGTCTTTAATTACAATTATTATCTTTGGCATTTGGTCAGGCCTGGCCTTTAACATCGTTATTTTGATGGGAGCACTGCGCAACATTGACCCTAACTTTTATACGATAGCCGATATGTATGGTGCCAGCGGCAAAGACAAGTTTTGGCGGATTACGATGCCCGAATTAGTGCCAACCATTGCCTTTTTGTTAACAATGAACATTATTGGTGCCTTTAAAATTTATACTTCGGTTTATGCCTTGTTCAATGGGCAAGCCGGGGTCGGTAATTCCGGCACAACCGCGGTTTTCTATATTTATAATAAATTCCAGATTGTTGGTACGCCGGGTGTAGCGATGGCGGCAACAGTTGTCTTATTTTTAATTATTTTGTTTGCGACATTCTTGCAGCGCAAAATGATGAAGAAGATAGGAGAAAATTAG
- a CDS encoding ABC transporter permease: protein MIRSLKEEIYKFIHQKNSLYGLVALVLLMIYSALTSKTNADSLISIFGAIEWIPIILIAIGSAFFAMEYSNNTILLLLYKNSERSKIYIAKFLTILLYGIVLTAISIVSALLLSIVLKSRQYNLFTVIAGKTISIQFGLNILGMIIYSLFAVAMSFMLIMLIRANAVVICIGLAWGFFGASLSTALMKTFPTISNILKWNPLNMVFISQQLSKPFYCRVSQLSNLQLIMGILFYSLFFTILGYLLFRQRRV, encoded by the coding sequence ATGATTAGAAGTTTAAAAGAAGAAATTTATAAATTTATCCATCAAAAAAACTCACTGTATGGCCTAGTTGCTTTAGTATTGCTGATGATTTATAGTGCGCTAACTTCTAAGACTAATGCTGATAGTTTAATATCAATTTTTGGCGCAATTGAATGGATACCAATTATTTTAATTGCAATTGGTTCGGCGTTTTTTGCAATGGAATACAGCAATAATACGATTTTGCTGTTGCTATATAAAAATTCTGAAAGATCAAAAATTTATATTGCGAAATTTTTGACTATTTTACTGTATGGCATAGTATTGACTGCTATTTCAATAGTTAGTGCTCTTCTATTAAGTATAGTTTTAAAGAGTAGACAATATAATTTGTTTACAGTGATTGCTGGAAAAACAATCTCAATTCAATTTGGCTTAAATATCTTAGGAATGATAATTTACTCGCTTTTTGCTGTGGCCATGTCCTTTATGTTAATTATGTTGATAAGAGCTAATGCTGTAGTTATTTGTATTGGGCTAGCTTGGGGCTTTTTTGGTGCTAGTTTGTCAACAGCTTTAATGAAGACATTTCCAACAATTAGTAACATTCTAAAATGGAATCCGTTAAATATGGTTTTTATTTCTCAACAATTATCAAAGCCTTTTTATTGTAGAGTTTCTCAGTTAAGTAATTTGCAGTTGATCATGGGGATACTTTTTTATAGCTTGTTTTTTACAATTCTAGGTTACCTGTTATTTAGACAGAGAAGAGTGTAG
- a CDS encoding ABC transporter permease: protein MILNIKQEFYKQRHKRIIWFIPVILLILMIMASCTLGYGESKRLLMTCYDAPDWIMFILVIIGSTMFSMEFQNNAILTILYKASKKLDVYLSKYIVVITYDCFLHALAIIFTIGLKSITLGTTITWTTIYEYNQPIWLNMLNTMLIDLLTTMLIISLVFLLSCLITSNAIVITTSFLVIFLGQAVSANLLNLGKFVNVLKWNPLNMVSLTRQYYNFAMYYSTTHLENVQIILGTLVYLLIFFILGYMIFRKRKF, encoded by the coding sequence ATGATTCTTAATATTAAACAAGAGTTTTATAAACAGCGACATAAAAGAATTATATGGTTTATACCTGTAATTCTTTTAATACTAATGATAATGGCTTCATGTACTTTAGGATATGGAGAGTCGAAGCGTTTGTTGATGACTTGTTATGATGCACCAGACTGGATAATGTTTATTTTAGTAATTATTGGGTCAACGATGTTTTCGATGGAATTTCAAAATAATGCAATTTTGACAATATTGTATAAAGCTTCTAAAAAGTTAGACGTTTACCTATCTAAATATATTGTTGTTATTACCTATGATTGCTTTTTACATGCATTAGCAATTATTTTTACCATTGGTTTGAAGTCGATAACTCTGGGTACCACAATAACTTGGACTACTATTTATGAATATAATCAACCAATTTGGCTAAATATGCTTAATACAATGTTAATAGATTTGTTAACGACGATGCTGATTATTAGCTTAGTATTTTTGCTGTCTTGCTTGATTACTAGTAATGCAATTGTGATTACAACTAGTTTTTTGGTTATCTTTTTAGGACAAGCAGTTTCAGCAAATTTATTAAATTTGGGTAAGTTCGTTAATGTGCTTAAATGGAATCCATTAAATATGGTTAGCCTAACTAGGCAATACTATAACTTTGCAATGTATTATTCGACAACTCACCTTGAAAATGTACAAATTATATTAGGGACGTTGGTATACTTACTAATATTTTTTATCCTTGGCTACATGATTTTTAGGAAAAGGAAGTTTTAG
- a CDS encoding MBL fold metallo-hydrolase, producing MTLKDKTTITFYNGLTTIGGPMIEVAYNKSHVLFDLGEVFRPELNLPDESYATLIKNQLIGDVPDFYDPQLTGKAINHERWEHAAAYMSHLHLDHSKAMNFLAPEIPLYAGPITAKMLPALNELGDFLLPAAGHAANYTRPIIAAEYRQPIEVGDITLEVWPSDHDAYGATGLIVTTPDKKIAYTGDIRLHGYHPDWVHQFLAAAKGSDVLIIEGTGVSWPEEQHDQNSEEFTGPKNERELTEQIVALQRENPERQMTFNTYSTNVERLLRIISDSPRQVVLHAARAHLLKESLGKDYPYYYLPQDEKFADLQPELAISYQELLADKGKYLWQAVADFDKLQEGGIYIHSNAEPLGEFDPAYRPFVEQFAAKKIEFKALRCSGHADVKELKEIIAEVQPAMLIPVHTLHPELEENPFGKRILPERNQTVTL from the coding sequence ATGACCTTAAAGGATAAGACAACGATTACTTTTTATAATGGTTTGACAACAATTGGCGGACCAATGATTGAGGTTGCTTATAACAAGTCGCATGTGCTGTTTGACTTAGGGGAAGTTTTTCGGCCAGAGTTAAACTTGCCCGATGAAAGTTACGCAACTTTAATTAAAAATCAGTTAATTGGGGATGTGCCAGACTTTTATGATCCACAACTAACAGGCAAGGCGATTAATCATGAACGTTGGGAGCATGCGGCTGCGTACATGTCGCACTTGCATCTTGACCACAGTAAGGCAATGAACTTTTTGGCACCAGAGATACCACTTTACGCTGGACCGATTACTGCCAAAATGCTGCCGGCATTAAATGAATTGGGCGATTTTCTGCTGCCAGCTGCAGGGCATGCAGCTAATTACACGCGGCCGATTATTGCGGCGGAATATCGGCAGCCAATCGAGGTTGGCGACATTACCCTTGAAGTGTGGCCGAGTGATCATGATGCTTATGGGGCAACTGGCTTGATTGTGACAACTCCTGATAAGAAGATTGCCTATACTGGCGATATTCGCTTGCATGGCTATCATCCCGACTGGGTGCACCAATTCTTAGCAGCTGCTAAGGGCAGTGATGTGCTCATCATTGAAGGCACTGGCGTTTCTTGGCCTGAAGAACAGCATGACCAAAATAGTGAAGAATTCACCGGTCCAAAGAATGAGCGGGAATTAACGGAGCAGATTGTTGCACTTCAACGGGAAAATCCGGAGCGCCAGATGACTTTTAACACTTATTCAACTAATGTTGAACGCTTGTTAAGAATTATCAGTGATTCACCGCGGCAAGTTGTATTGCATGCGGCACGGGCACACTTGCTCAAAGAGAGTTTGGGCAAGGATTATCCATATTATTACTTGCCACAGGATGAAAAGTTTGCTGACTTACAACCAGAACTAGCAATTTCTTACCAAGAATTGTTAGCAGATAAGGGCAAATACTTGTGGCAGGCAGTAGCTGACTTTGACAAGTTGCAAGAAGGCGGCATTTATATTCACTCAAATGCAGAACCGTTAGGTGAGTTTGACCCTGCTTATCGGCCATTTGTTGAGCAATTTGCAGCAAAGAAGATTGAGTTTAAGGCATTGCGCTGTTCTGGTCATGCGGATGTTAAAGAGCTCAAGGAAATTATTGCGGAGGTTCAGCCAGCAATGCTGATTCCGGTGCACACATTGCATCCGGAGCTGGAAGAGAACCCATTTGGAAAGCGGATTTTACCTGAGCGTAATCAAACAGTTACGCTTTAG
- a CDS encoding ABC transporter ATP-binding protein: MDDNKFVEVKNLRKVYDNGHEAIKDVSFSVKKGDLVCLLGPSGCGKTTILNILAGLLSPTAGDILFGGKSVVKIAPKDRHIGYVFQNYALYPHMTVLQNVMFPLVVGKQKKSKTEAEQIARKYMELTQITDLAEEKPGNLSGGQQQRVAIARALVQEPQILLMDEPLSNLDARLRLKIREEIRSLVKSVGITTLFVTHDQEEALSIGDKIILFNDGVIQQDDLGQNFYLEPNNYFVANFVGNPVIDNFKVTKTADELQGSDFTIKLAELEQSRFKRNLPDGEYTLSVRPENIVPQEDGVLTTQIDDVELIGRERILKFTHDDVQARSLVNLESTLRRGDQIKLALRLDRIFLFTPEGERVY; encoded by the coding sequence ATGGATGATAACAAATTCGTTGAAGTAAAAAATCTCAGGAAAGTCTATGACAATGGGCATGAGGCCATTAAGGACGTTAGCTTTTCTGTTAAAAAGGGGGATCTGGTTTGTCTTTTAGGGCCATCTGGCTGTGGTAAAACAACTATTTTGAATATATTAGCAGGCTTACTTAGTCCAACTGCTGGTGATATTTTATTTGGTGGCAAATCAGTAGTGAAGATTGCGCCTAAAGACCGGCACATTGGCTATGTTTTTCAAAACTATGCTTTATATCCGCACATGACGGTTCTGCAAAATGTCATGTTTCCGTTAGTAGTTGGCAAACAAAAGAAGTCGAAGACGGAAGCAGAGCAAATTGCGCGCAAGTACATGGAACTGACACAGATTACAGATTTAGCCGAAGAAAAGCCGGGCAACTTATCAGGTGGTCAGCAACAGCGGGTGGCAATTGCCCGGGCATTAGTTCAGGAGCCGCAGATTTTATTAATGGATGAGCCGCTATCTAACCTTGATGCTCGTTTGCGCTTGAAAATCCGCGAAGAAATTCGCTCATTGGTTAAGTCAGTAGGGATTACAACGCTATTTGTCACTCACGATCAAGAAGAAGCTTTATCAATCGGCGACAAAATTATCCTCTTCAATGATGGTGTTATTCAGCAGGATGATCTGGGACAGAACTTTTATTTGGAACCAAATAATTACTTTGTTGCTAACTTTGTCGGTAATCCCGTGATTGATAATTTCAAGGTTACTAAGACTGCTGATGAATTGCAGGGTAGTGATTTTACAATTAAATTGGCGGAGCTGGAGCAATCACGATTTAAGCGCAATTTACCAGATGGTGAATATACATTGTCGGTGCGGCCAGAAAATATTGTTCCGCAAGAAGATGGTGTCTTGACAACACAGATTGATGATGTCGAGTTAATCGGTCGTGAACGAATTTTGAAGTTTACCCATGATGATGTTCAGGCACGATCATTGGTGAATTTGGAATCGACATTAAGACGCGGTGACCAAATTAAATTGGCGTTGCGACTTGACCGCATCTTTCTCTTTACTCCTGAAGGAGAGCGCGTTTACTAA
- a CDS encoding LysR family transcriptional regulator encodes MAKNLNFTKSANEMYLSQSTVSKNIKNLEKELQIKLFERGYHKIFLTEKGKIFYNQMSLTAAEISDTIRNLQQGNNTKRRKIKMGYTDLPFEKKWLPIALRLVNSHTQLDLVPVFVDPGQKLDLSNLINDDTIDLLIIQKDIISEKKETVYLELFQKGFSVVIAQGDRLYLKDSIKFSDLIGRKIYLWNGSDNFPAVESLKFSLQSSDYDISFKEETDSSILVAYVRAKMGIGIVPSVLYNKSDSDLRYTPLVTPQKLSYGILSSVNSTKKDEIAIVSKYIAQAINISKSQW; translated from the coding sequence TTGGCAAAAAATCTCAACTTTACTAAGTCAGCTAACGAAATGTACCTATCACAATCGACAGTTTCCAAAAACATTAAAAACCTCGAAAAAGAATTACAGATTAAGCTCTTTGAACGCGGCTATCACAAGATTTTTTTAACAGAAAAAGGCAAAATCTTCTATAACCAAATGTCACTGACCGCAGCGGAAATTAGCGATACCATTCGCAATTTGCAGCAAGGCAATAATACTAAGCGGCGCAAAATAAAAATGGGCTACACTGACTTACCTTTTGAAAAAAAGTGGCTGCCCATTGCACTTAGATTGGTTAACTCCCACACCCAATTGGATCTGGTCCCCGTCTTTGTCGATCCTGGCCAAAAACTTGACCTCAGTAACCTAATTAACGATGACACCATCGACTTATTAATTATTCAAAAAGATATTATTAGTGAGAAAAAGGAAACCGTTTATCTTGAACTATTTCAAAAAGGTTTTTCCGTAGTAATCGCCCAAGGTGACCGACTTTACCTGAAAGATAGTATCAAATTCAGCGATCTGATCGGCCGCAAGATTTATCTATGGAATGGCAGCGATAATTTCCCCGCAGTTGAAAGTCTTAAATTCAGTCTGCAAAGTAGTGATTATGACATCAGCTTCAAAGAAGAAACGGATTCATCCATTTTAGTTGCGTATGTGCGAGCAAAGATGGGCATCGGAATTGTTCCTAGTGTCCTATATAACAAAAGCGATTCGGATTTGCGTTATACACCACTAGTTACGCCGCAAAAATTGTCATATGGTATTTTATCTTCAGTTAATTCGACTAAGAAAGATGAAATTGCGATTGTCAGTAAGTACATTGCCCAGGCAATTAACATTTCTAAGTCACAATGGTAA
- a CDS encoding ATP-binding cassette domain-containing protein — translation MLIVDKLNVFIGHEKIVNQVSFNIKTGEVVGLIGPNGAGKTTIMKTVLGLTKFTGEVKVNNKKVTETNHYALANVGALIEHPAIYPFLTGRQNLELYSQQSSNMDYLIAVLEMNNYIDTKASGYSLGMKQKLGIAIAFLNTPQLIILDEPMNGLDIESTIKVRQLIYRYAKNGTAFLISSHILSELQKVMTENNSLAEAILETKKINFARQDNYLLVKPQNLYQIQDELLKQNVHLREMSPVTADFEQIVVNILANQRNQHD, via the coding sequence ATGCTAATAGTTGATAAACTGAATGTCTTTATTGGACACGAAAAAATTGTTAATCAGGTTAGTTTTAATATTAAGACTGGAGAAGTTGTTGGTTTAATTGGTCCAAATGGAGCTGGCAAAACAACGATAATGAAAACTGTTCTGGGGCTAACAAAATTTACCGGTGAAGTTAAAGTAAATAATAAAAAAGTTACTGAAACTAACCATTATGCATTGGCGAACGTAGGTGCACTGATAGAGCATCCAGCAATATATCCCTTTTTAACTGGTAGGCAGAACTTAGAGCTATACAGTCAGCAATCATCAAACATGGATTACTTGATTGCTGTGCTTGAAATGAATAATTATATTGATACAAAAGCTTCAGGATATTCTTTAGGAATGAAACAAAAATTGGGCATAGCAATTGCTTTTTTAAATACGCCACAATTAATTATTCTTGATGAACCAATGAATGGCCTTGATATTGAGTCGACAATTAAAGTTCGGCAACTTATATATCGTTATGCAAAAAACGGGACAGCGTTTTTAATTTCCAGTCATATTTTAAGTGAGCTACAAAAAGTGATGACTGAAAATAATTCTCTTGCAGAAGCTATCCTTGAAACTAAAAAGATTAATTTTGCTAGACAAGATAATTATTTGCTAGTAAAACCACAAAATCTGTATCAAATTCAAGATGAACTTTTAAAGCAAAATGTCCATTTACGAGAAATGTCACCAGTAACAGCTGATTTTGAACAAATTGTAGTTAATATTTTAGCTAACCAAAGGAATCAGCATGATTAG
- a CDS encoding extracellular solute-binding protein translates to MKFSRKLAAAFATGLVLMGTAACSNGSNSSSSSSSTDKIPTKITKKTNIVFWHGMTGVQQATLKKLTQEFEQKNPKITVKLENQGAYNDLQAKINSTLQSPNNLPTITQAYPDWLYTASKNKLLVDLKPYINNKNIGWGSSSASDIKPALLSGAQIGGVQYGIPFNKSIETLTYNADMFKKYGIKKAPATMAELKQDAETIYTKSKHKVVGAGFDSLSNYYVLGMKNEGIDFSSKIDFGGAASKKVINYYADGIKKGYFRTAGSEHYLSGPFANQKVAMYIGTSAGEGFVKQGVGNRFTYDVAPRPGKYTMQQGTDIYMFKHASADQKAAAFLFIKFLVSKSSQLEWANATGYIPVNQSVVDSKAYKSNKKIKLPAKLESAMKNLYSVPVVKDAGAAYGQLNPIMQSIYAAAQKKQSTDSAIKTGKSKFDAAWKQ, encoded by the coding sequence ATGAAGTTTAGTAGAAAACTAGCAGCGGCTTTTGCCACCGGTTTGGTGTTAATGGGGACAGCTGCATGTTCTAATGGTAGCAATTCTTCTTCTTCGTCATCAAGTACGGATAAGATTCCGACAAAGATTACCAAGAAGACCAATATTGTTTTCTGGCACGGAATGACTGGTGTTCAGCAGGCAACATTGAAGAAGCTGACACAGGAATTTGAGCAAAAGAACCCGAAGATTACAGTTAAGTTGGAAAATCAAGGTGCGTACAACGATTTACAAGCTAAGATTAATTCAACATTGCAGTCACCAAATAACTTACCTACAATCACGCAGGCTTATCCAGATTGGTTGTACACGGCTTCAAAGAACAAGCTGCTGGTTGACTTAAAGCCATACATTAATAATAAAAATATTGGCTGGGGTTCAAGCAGTGCTTCTGACATTAAGCCAGCATTACTTTCCGGTGCACAAATAGGCGGCGTTCAATACGGTATTCCATTCAATAAGTCGATTGAAACTTTGACCTACAATGCTGATATGTTCAAGAAGTATGGGATTAAAAAGGCACCAGCAACAATGGCAGAATTGAAGCAAGATGCCGAAACAATTTACACTAAGAGTAAGCATAAGGTTGTTGGTGCTGGCTTTGACTCATTATCTAACTATTACGTTTTGGGGATGAAGAATGAGGGCATTGACTTTTCAAGTAAAATTGACTTTGGCGGTGCTGCTTCTAAGAAAGTTATCAACTATTATGCCGATGGTATCAAGAAGGGCTACTTCAGAACTGCAGGTTCAGAGCATTACCTTTCAGGACCATTTGCTAACCAAAAAGTAGCAATGTATATCGGAACTTCTGCTGGTGAAGGCTTTGTTAAGCAAGGTGTAGGCAACAGATTTACTTATGATGTTGCTCCTCGTCCTGGTAAATACACAATGCAACAAGGGACAGACATTTACATGTTTAAGCATGCAAGTGCTGACCAAAAGGCTGCTGCCTTTCTCTTCATTAAGTTCTTGGTTTCAAAATCAAGCCAGCTTGAATGGGCTAATGCCACAGGTTACATTCCAGTTAACCAAAGTGTAGTTGACTCTAAGGCTTATAAGTCTAATAAGAAGATTAAGCTGCCAGCAAAATTGGAGAGTGCCATGAAGAACTTGTACAGTGTTCCCGTTGTTAAGGACGCTGGTGCAGCTTATGGTCAGCTTAACCCAATCATGCAGAGTATCTACGCTGCTGCACAAAAGAAGCAGAGTACAGACAGTGCCATTAAGACTGGTAAGTCAAAATTTGACGCTGCATGGAAACAATAA
- a CDS encoding MFS transporter, with protein MSKQKRNIRPWVVMCCIGLISAACLGSSMVLMGSFLAPLSQALHTPISTLSYYYTVLVLAMAVMTPNVPKILAKVNNKLLFAIASLAVAVSLFLMPHFTAVWMFFVIAIIIGVAISFMSFTPVGILIDNWFSDQAGFAIGLCWAITSVFQGIMSPVLSVLITKYGWQQSMTILAIIVAVLSIPCALFGINFTPELEGRKPYGYKEDATDDTEETSVKPVSNHELFKSVTFWLLLAIVILLQFPAVMNQMFPTYAASAGFSGEVGGFMVTAAMVFDIFLNPLVGSTCDKYGAEKASLFWLAVSVVSYILLILATNMHSANLAIFSAGINDIFYVYLGTGITTIATAALGKRAFAKGFSYVNSIAFLIGAFAMPLNNLIAEKFGGFNAVYVFFAVIAILIMVLVAIIAKKHFETES; from the coding sequence ATGAGTAAGCAAAAAAGGAATATTAGACCTTGGGTAGTCATGTGCTGTATCGGATTGATTTCGGCAGCTTGCCTAGGATCAAGTATGGTATTGATGGGGTCATTTTTAGCGCCGTTAAGTCAAGCGTTACATACACCAATCTCAACGTTGTCATATTATTACACCGTATTAGTATTGGCGATGGCTGTAATGACACCAAACGTACCGAAAATTTTGGCAAAAGTTAATAATAAATTATTATTCGCAATTGCTAGTTTAGCAGTTGCCGTTAGTTTATTTTTAATGCCACACTTTACAGCGGTTTGGATGTTCTTTGTAATTGCCATTATTATCGGGGTTGCAATTTCATTTATGTCATTCACACCAGTTGGAATTTTAATTGATAACTGGTTTAGTGACCAAGCTGGATTTGCTATCGGCTTGTGCTGGGCAATCACGTCTGTCTTTCAAGGGATTATGAGTCCTGTATTGTCAGTTCTGATTACTAAATATGGCTGGCAACAGAGCATGACGATATTAGCAATTATCGTTGCGGTTTTGAGTATTCCATGTGCCTTATTTGGGATTAACTTTACGCCTGAATTAGAAGGACGCAAGCCATATGGTTACAAGGAAGATGCGACTGATGACACTGAAGAAACTAGTGTAAAGCCGGTTTCTAATCACGAATTATTTAAATCTGTCACATTTTGGTTATTGCTAGCAATCGTAATCTTGTTGCAATTCCCAGCTGTAATGAACCAAATGTTCCCAACTTATGCTGCTAGTGCAGGCTTTAGTGGCGAAGTTGGTGGCTTTATGGTAACGGCCGCAATGGTGTTTGATATTTTCCTTAATCCATTAGTTGGTTCAACTTGTGATAAGTATGGTGCCGAAAAAGCCAGTTTATTCTGGTTAGCAGTTTCTGTTGTTTCGTATATCTTACTAATTCTTGCAACTAACATGCACTCGGCTAACTTAGCAATTTTCAGTGCCGGAATTAATGATATTTTCTATGTCTATTTAGGAACAGGAATCACGACAATTGCAACGGCGGCATTAGGCAAACGTGCCTTTGCTAAAGGCTTTTCGTATGTTAACTCAATTGCTTTTCTGATTGGGGCTTTTGCAATGCCACTTAACAATTTAATTGCCGAAAAATTTGGCGGTTTTAACGCTGTTTATGTGTTCTTTGCTGTAATTGCAATACTTATTATGGTCTTGGTTGCCATAATTGCGAAAAAGCATTTTGAAACAGAAAGTTAG
- a CDS encoding carbohydrate ABC transporter permease — protein MKKLRLGVLFSYIILFIFAIITVFPFIYMLLGGLMSFQETTSIPPTLIPHHFEWSNYAKVFARAPFARYFFNTVLTASITTIVSLFNSLLGAFAMVNLHFKGKGIVQMVLLSLLMVPGEAIIFTNYNTIAHMGLLNTYIGLVLPFLTSIFYMYYLQSYFGSISETIYKAAMIDGASDWEYIWKILVPMSKGGLFTVGLLSFISGWNSFLWPLLVTNEDTMRLLNNGLSTFASDAGSETQLQLAAATLTVLPILILYFIFRKQIIQGVVRNDLKG, from the coding sequence ATGAAAAAACTGCGTTTAGGTGTGTTATTCAGTTATATTATTTTATTTATCTTCGCAATTATTACGGTTTTCCCGTTCATTTATATGCTGCTGGGTGGGCTGATGAGCTTTCAAGAGACGACGTCAATCCCGCCGACGCTCATTCCGCATCATTTTGAATGGAGCAATTATGCAAAAGTCTTCGCTCGGGCTCCTTTTGCTCGGTACTTTTTCAATACAGTGCTGACTGCTAGTATTACAACGATTGTTAGCTTATTTAATTCACTACTTGGTGCCTTTGCGATGGTTAACCTGCACTTTAAGGGCAAGGGCATTGTGCAGATGGTGCTGCTCTCGTTATTAATGGTACCGGGAGAAGCGATTATTTTTACCAATTACAACACAATTGCCCACATGGGTCTGCTCAATACTTATATTGGGTTGGTGTTGCCGTTTTTAACGTCAATTTTTTATATGTATTACCTGCAAAGTTACTTTGGCTCGATTTCGGAGACAATTTATAAGGCAGCCATGATTGATGGGGCCAGTGATTGGGAGTACATTTGGAAAATCTTGGTTCCAATGTCCAAAGGTGGTCTATTTACTGTTGGCCTGCTTAGTTTTATTTCAGGATGGAACTCGTTTCTATGGCCACTCTTAGTAACTAACGAAGATACAATGCGACTGTTGAACAATGGTTTATCGACTTTTGCATCAGATGCCGGGAGCGAAACGCAACTGCAGCTAGCTGCAGCAACGCTGACGGTTTTACCAATTTTGATTTTGTACTTTATTTTTAGAAAACAGATTATCCAAGGAGTGGTACGTAATGACCTTAAAGGATAA